A window of the Anopheles merus strain MAF unplaced genomic scaffold, AmerM5.1 LNR4000362, whole genome shotgun sequence genome harbors these coding sequences:
- the LOC121602217 gene encoding uncharacterized protein K02A2.6-like yields MLEPRWYDQAVEKLDEFFGPQYQATTERRNLRMMKQKPGERFAEYLIRLKQQASQCGFDKYSKEVASTLRDIYLTDAVVQGCSSNEVRRKILQKNLKFSEIEDMGVAQESIDNQTAEMAAGPSSEKVFKIEHGGRKGNPRAEYKGSRQVENRRNEKACFNCGRVGHFAASFNCPARGKECRNCKKLGHFEQMCRKFMEKGPTKRQIRAIDESSEAKQPKTEEETHSSKVYYAFYSGNESNVISCMLGGVSLEMMVDSGADANLIPSEMWEELKNRNIAVVSSTKRSSKILRAYGSKKPLTILGTFVAEVAVGGQRIQAEFFVVEKGQRCLLGDKTAKQLGILKVGLDINRVQVDPFPKMKGITAKIKMNPQIIPVYQPMRRIPIPLEESVDRKLDGLLKRDIIEIKTGPTTWVSPLVVVGKSNGEPRLCLEDSRDVTTFITRRGLYRFKRLPFGLVTAPELFQKAMDETLSGCEGTIWYLDDVLIEGQNLQEHDKRLNKVLSRLKNRGIELNWEKCQLRVSDIEFLGHSLNQEGIMPSRNKIGTILSFREPRCETEVRSFLGLANYMNKFVPMLATLDEPLR; encoded by the exons ATGTTGGAACCGCGCTGGTATGACCAGGCAGTTGAAAAACTGGATGAGTTTTTCGGACCGCAGTATCAAGCTACAACGGAGAGACGCAACCTGCgaatgatgaaacaaaaaccaggtGAACGTTTTGCGGAATATTTGATTCGTTTAAAACAACAGGCATCTCAGTGTGGATTTGACAAGTACAGTAAAGAAGTAGCTTCAACACTGCGGGACATATACTTAACAGATGCAGTAGTTCAAGGATGTTCTTCCAATGAAGTCCGACGGaaaattttgcagaaaaatttgaagttttcggaaATCGAAGACATGGGAGTTGCGCAAGAGAGCATAGATAATCAAACAGCTGAAATGGCAGCTGGACCATCAtctgaaaaagtgtttaaaatcgAGCACGgcggaagaaaaggaaatccCAGAGCGGAATATAAGGGATCCAGACAAGTTGAAAACAGGCGTAATGAAAAGGCTTGTTTCAATTGCGGACGTGTAGGACACTTTGCGGCATCTTTCAATTGCCCTGCTCGCGGGAAGGAATGTAGAAATTGTAAGAAACTTGGTcattttgaacaaatgtgCCGAAAGTTTATGGAGAAGGGTCCGACTAAACGTCAAATAAGAGCAATTGACGAATCATCAGAggcaaaacaaccgaaaactGAGGAGGAAACACATAGTTCGAAAGTGTATTATGCATTCTATTCAGGGAATGAGTCAAACGTAATATCTTGTATGCTTGGAGGAGTTTCTCTTGAAATGATGGTCGATTCAGGCGCTGATGCCAATTTAATTCCTAGTGAAATGTGGGAGGAATTAAAAAATCGGAACATAGCGGTAGTTTCATCAACGAAACGAAGTTCGAAGATCTTGAGGGCATACGGAAGCAAAAAACCACTCACAATATTAGGCACTTTTGTTGCGGAGGTTGCTGTAGGGGGCCAACGCATTCAAGCGGAGTTTTTTGTGGTAGAAAAAGGACAACGTTGCTTACTGGGTGACAAGACGGCTAAGCAACTAGGTATTTTGAAAGTCGGGCTAGACATAAACAGAGTGCAAGTAGATCCGTTTCCAAAAATGAAGGGCATAACAGCAAAAATCAAGATGAATCCACAGATCATCCCGGTCTATCAGCCAATGCGACGAATTCCGATACCTTTGGAGGAGTCAGTAGATCGGAAGTTAGATGGATTGTTAAAAAGGGATATAATCGAGATAAAGACAGGCCCGACGACATGGGTTTCGCCATTGGTCGTAGTGGGAAAGTCAAACGGAGAGCCTCGTTTGTGTCTTGAGGATTCGCGAGACGTGACAACTTTCATAACCCGACGAGGGTTGTACCGTTTCAAGcggctgccgttcggtttggTGACTGCTCCAGAGTTATTTCAAAAGGCGATGGATGAGACTCTATCTGGTTGCGAAGGAACAATTTGGTATCTCGATGACGTGCTAATTGAAGGTCAAAATTTGCAGGAGCATGATAAAAGGTTGAATAAG GTTCTTAGTCGATTAAAAAACCGTGGAATAGAATTGAACTGGGAGAAATGCCAATTGCGAGTATCGGATATAGAATTTTTAGGACACAGTCTTAATCAAGAGGGAATTATGCcatcaagaaacaaaattggaactaTTCTATCGTTCCGTGAACCGCGATGTGAAACAGAAGTTCGTAGTTTTCTTGGGTTGGCAAATTACATGAATAAGTTCGTACCGATGCTAGCCACCCTCGATGAACCCTTACGGTGA
- the LOC121602218 gene encoding uncharacterized protein K02A2.6-like: protein MDETLSGCEGTIWYLDDVLIEGQNLQEHDKRLNKVLSRLKNRGIELNWEKCQLRVSDIEFLGHSLNQEGIMPSRNKLELFYRSVNRDVKQKFMQEMRPVPMLLCDKIETAKLATEWKIWKEALECYFAAYNVTDQTEKKANYYISEDRHYRECLKI from the exons ATGGATGAGACTCTATCTGGTTGCGAAGGAACAATTTGGTATCTCGATGACGTGCTAATTGAAGGTCAAAATTTGCAGGAGCATGATAAAAGGTTGAATAAG GTTCTTAGTCGATTAAAAAACCGTGGAATAGAATTGAACTGGGAGAAATGCCAATTGCGAGTATCGGATATAGAATTTTTAGGACACAGTCTTAATCAAGAGGGAATTATGCCATCAAGAAACAAATTGGAACTATTCTATCGTTCCGTGAACCGCGATGTGAAACAGAAGTTC ATGCAAGAAATGCGACCAGTACCAATGTTGctgtgcgataaaatcgaaacTGCTAAACTCGCAACAGAATGGAAAATTTGGAAGGAAGCGTTGGAATGCTACTTTGCAGCGTACAACGTAACGGACCAAacggagaaaaaagcaaactacTACATCTCGGAGGACCGGCACTACCGAgagtgtttaaaaatttaa